In Fragaria vesca subsp. vesca linkage group LG5, FraVesHawaii_1.0, whole genome shotgun sequence, the genomic stretch TTCAAGACCAGACCCAGCTCTTGAAATACCACAACGGTCCTCTTCTCAACGGCAAAATCGCCATCAATCTCATCTGGTACGGCAACTTCAAGCCGGCACAGAAAGCCATTGTTTCCGATTTCATCACCTCCTTATCTTCATCTTCCTCGCCGGCCCAGGCCAAACAGCCCTCCGTCGCTACCTGGTGGAAAACCACCGAGAAGTACTACCACCTCACCTCCAAGAAGTCCTCTCTTTCCATTGCTCTTGGGAACCAGATTTCCAATGAGAAATATTCTCTTGGAAAGTCTCTGACCAACAAACAGATCATTAAGTTGGCTTCAATGGGTGACCAGAAGAACGCAATCAATGTCGTCTTGACTTCAGCCGATGTCGTCGTCGATGGGTTCTGTATGAACCGGTGCGGTACCCATGGCTCTGCTTCCGGCTCATCTCACATCCGAGGCAAGAACTACAAGTTCGCTTACATTTGGGTCGGAAACTCCGAGACTCAATGCCCTGGTCTCTGTGCCTGGCCGTTCCACCAGCCCATCTACGGCCCACAGAGCCCACCCCTCGTCGCTCCCAACAACGACGTTGGCCTTGACGGCATGGTGATCAACTTGGCGAGCCTCTTGGCCGGAACAGCAACCAACCCTTTTGGAAATGGTTACTTCCAGGGTCCCGCTGAGGCTCCATTGGAGGCTGCTTCAGCTTGTCCCGGGGTTTATGCCAAAGGGGCTTATCCGGGTTACGCCGGAGACCTTTTGGTGGATGCTACAACTGGCGCAAGCTACAATGCCAATGGTGCTAATGGAAGGAAGTACTTGGTTCCTGCTCTGTTTGATCCATCTACCTCAAGCTGTTCCACTTTGGTCTAGGATGGATTAGTACTGGTGAAAATTAGGAGTAGATAATAATCATATTCATTGATTTGTTTTAGTTCTTTGGGTTATGCGGATATAATAATATAAGCTACTGCAAATCGTTTTGATTTGCATCAGAAAATTTTGTGCCTGTATTTTGATTTCCTGCTTGGTTTGTGACTTGTGAGAGATTGGGTTTTTGCTGGATTTTGTGAACTTGGAATTGAATGGAGTTGTGGCAAATCTAAACGAGTACAAGCAAAAGCACAAGATGGGCAAAGGATGAGAGCCAAAGACTAAGAACGAAGTTTACAAACTAAAGGTCACAAAAAGGATAAAAGGTAAAAGTGGCAAGTGACATTATCCACAACTATACCAATCAAACCACCCCATTCTGTGGAGTACTACTGTCCAAAATAATTGAGTTCTATCCGATGTGTCACTGCATTCTATCAAATGTATCGAGCAGAGTATACACGTTAATATGCATTTACATTATTAATGTACAACCCTTTAAATTATCGAATGAAGACTTAAATTTTTTCTTTTTATTTTTATTTTTGATCCGATCAAATTAAGCGTCTATAATAAGAGTATTTCTTATATTCGATCTTAAGTCCTCACCTCCTGTGTTGAACCTAAGACTATTTTTTTAGGTTTTAATTTTGTTAACGTTATTAAAATACATGCATGATAATACGATGTTGATGACTGAATCAAAATATTACATATTAGTTGTTCGGTTTATATGTTCTTTATCTAAATGTAACGGATTCGAGTCAAGCTTGAATGCTTCAATGCGAAGTTCTAACATTTAGAGGTAATGAGAACTGGGTTCATAATCTGAACTGTGAATTGTTTGCATTATGAAGCTCATCACTTCATGGGATTTAGTAAGTTGATCAAACTTTATATTTTCTTTGAAATTATCGATAGGGGACAAAGCCAAGGGAATTTTCTGTAGCTGACTTTGTTTATGTGTTTCATATGGTTGGACGGTGGGGAACGTGTGCGTCATAAACTTTGCACCACTTTACCTACTATGATTCAAGGACTTGGGACTCGGGAGCTACCATTTGTTGAGGCCTAGTATATTTGCTTGCAAAACCGAACAGCAAATTGAGTGAATTTTATAAACTCAAGTGGTCACTTGGTCTCCCAAACCAATGGAAGATGCATATGCTAATTCAAAAAACAGTGGATATAGTCTCTTTAAAAAGACACAAGTTACTAATTAAATAATTAAGGACTGAAGATTTAAAATCACAATTTGAGGGAAAAGCCAAAACTTGAGCAGTTCTCTGAATTTGGCTAATCAAAAAAATTGGGGCTAAAGGAAGAAAAAAGATTTGAGAGAAAATGATAGAAATAAATGAGAAATCAAGGGATACACCTAAATCGAAGACAAAGATATAAGAAGTTGCACACTGGCATCCATTTTGGGTGCGAGGTTATTTGCAATTGATTGGTAAATTGTCTGTAAAAAAAAAAAAATTATGATTATAATGTTCACTCGTTATCAATGCATTAAAGGCTAACATTATCTCTAGCTTAATGCCTTAATCACCATACATATAAAGAGATATGCGCTCATGTACTATACTTGGACTTCATTTGAACATGTAGGTTCAGATTGCCCAAGGTATACAGGGTACATTGTTGAACACATTTCTAATGTGAGAAAAACTCTCACACACACTCCTCACTTGTTTCAAACCACATAACTTCAACAAAACAAACCACTCTATATCAAACCAGAAAATAAAAGACAGAATTGGAGAACCTGAACCTAAAATGAGGGCATCCAGCTACTCCACGTATAAGAGCTTTGGTTTTTTGCAATAATCATGCCCAATTTGTCCTAATCAAGTTGACAACTACTATTGCAATAATCACTTGCACAAGAAAACTGTGCTGAGCATTAGTCACACCCTTCGCCACATAACTCCAGCCTCCCTCTGGAATAATATGGCAAATGCCAGTCATGAGTGAGCTCTCAGTTTTGTTCCTTTTCGTTCTCATCTGGACTGTCTTTATTTGTCCCAATTCACTTAGCTGGCTAAACCTGTCACCATTTCTCCAAGTCTTCAGATTCGGTTTGAAGCAAAAATGAGTCGCCCACACCCAATTAAGAAACCCAACGCGTTGTCCTACTGGCCTCTTCACAATGCAAATCCCACTTTACTACCTCCTTCCATGCACTTTCTTTCCCCTAGTCTCCCACCATTATATATACCCTTCTCCCATAGATCATTCCAACTCACAAAGACTTGAGCTCCATCAAATCTTTTCTAGCATCACTCGACTTCCCATAGTGAATTCTGTGTTATAATCCAAACAGGGCTTCTTCTAGTTTCAAGCAATTGCTTTCATTTGTTCTGCTGCTCGGTTTGATACATTTTAGCTCAGCAGGTAGAACCTTACTACCTGCTGAGACGTCGGACCAAACCCAGCAGCCTATACTATTCCAGTACCACAAAGGCCCTCTTCTAACCGGCAAAATCTCCATCAATTTGATCTGGTACGGAAAATTCAAGCCTTCCCAGCGCGCAATTGCTTCCGATTTCATCACCTCCCTTTCCACTTCTTCTCCATCTGCAAACCAGCCATCAGTTGCTACATGGTGGAAATCCATAGAAAAATACTACCACCTCGCCAATGCTAAGAAAAGTTCACTTCTTACCCTCTCATTGGGTGCCCAAATCCTCGACGAGAGCTACTCTATGGGCAAGTCCCTATCTCAAACACACATAAAAAAGTTGGCAGCCAAGGGTAGCCAGAGCAATGCCATCAATGTTGTCTTGACCTCATCAGATGTTCTAATTGATGGGTTCTGCTCTAGCAAATGTGGTACACATGGTTCTTCAAGGAGCTCTTTCGTCAGAGGCAAGAGCTCCAGGTTTGCTTACATCTGGGTGGGGAACTCCGAGACCCAATGCCCAGGTCAATGTGCTTGGCCATTCCACCAACCTATCTATGGACCACAGACCACACCATTGGTGGCACCCAACAACGATGTCGGTGTGGACGGCATGATCATCAATCTAGCTAGCCTTTTGGCTGGGACCGTGACCAACCCTTTTGGAAATGGGTTCTACCAGGGTCCCAAAGAAGCTCCATTAGAGGCTGCCTCGGCTTGTCCTGGAGTTTATGCTAAAGGAGCTTATCCTGGTTACGCCGGAGACCTCTTGGTGGATGCTACGACTGGTGCCAGCTACAACGCCAACGGTTTGAACGGGAAGAAGTACTTGCTTCCTGCTTTGTTTGACCCTTCAACCTCAACCTGTTCTACTCTTGTTTGAGAGTAATTAGGAGATGTGACCACGTTAGAGTATAAATTATGTAGAGAATACAGTCATTGATTCTACAATTCCCATTCTTTATTTTTTCTCAAATGAAAATAATAAAAATTCAAATTTCACATGATACTTTTGCTTGTTCTGATTTCATGAATATGAATATTTACATCATGTTCTCGAAAAAACAAAAACAAATGGTATCTAGATCAAACACATATTGGAAATGCACTCCAAATTAAAGATAAAGAACAACATAGTGTCTACTGTCTACTAAAAGCAAAACAAAAATGATGATCAATTGTAGCCAAATACTCCTCCCCTACTGAGAAGGGGTATCATGATTTATGAGCATGATTAGTTATCCATCACCTTGTATAATTTCTGTAAAATGAAACAAATAGCTAACAAGTCATGAAAGAGTTTTACATGTTTCGAGTCATGTAAAATTTAATGGGATAAAATGGTTGTATTTTTTCTTTTTGAAAAAAAGTATGATAAGGCTGGTCTTACATCATATCCATTAATGAAACTAAAGAATACATTGAGATAGTGATTTGGAGAAAATGATTGTATAATTCCCCAAGATTGTATGCACAATGTATACATACAACGGCATGTAAAAGTTTATGGGTCTGCAAGCAATACCTGGGTTATTAAGGCAATTGCATATCAGTGGCGAGTCACATAAGCAAGATTTAGGAATGAAAGGCATATGCATGAGGGAGAAGGCATTTTAATCTTGCTCCATCAAATCAAAGGACCTTCCTTGGTTAATTACATAAGCAAGATTTAGGAATGAAAGGCAAATGCATGAGGCAGAAGGCATTTTGATCTTGCATTCTTGCTCCATCAAATCAAAGGACCTTCCCGAGTAATTAACCGGTAAGATATATCAAGTTCAGAAGAATTCATCGTATTACTCATCTGGGCTTAGCCATGGTTGTTTTGTATTAATTAGTTATGCTCAAACCCTGTAATCTAGAAGTGAAACATCGTTAGTATCAAGCATTGGCCCCAAAAAAAAAAAACACCACCCCTTAAATTCTAGGGCTATTAGCCTATTACTGTGGATCTTCCCTACCAAAACATGCATGCCCCCTTCCCACAGATCCATTCTGTGTCGATCTTTGTTCCATAACTGGTAGGTCCTTAGAAAAA encodes the following:
- the LOC101296960 gene encoding uncharacterized protein LOC101296960, with translation MASSSSCLILSLFLVVSFFQVSLASSRLFQVSLATRKLSQLVQDQTQLLKYHNGPLLNGKIAINLIWYGNFKPAQKAIVSDFITSLSSSSSPAQAKQPSVATWWKTTEKYYHLTSKKSSLSIALGNQISNEKYSLGKSLTNKQIIKLASMGDQKNAINVVLTSADVVVDGFCMNRCGTHGSASGSSHIRGKNYKFAYIWVGNSETQCPGLCAWPFHQPIYGPQSPPLVAPNNDVGLDGMVINLASLLAGTATNPFGNGYFQGPAEAPLEAASACPGVYAKGAYPGYAGDLLVDATTGASYNANGANGRKYLVPALFDPSTSSCSTLV
- the LOC101294668 gene encoding uncharacterized protein LOC101294668, translating into NPNRASSSFKQLLSFVLLLGLIHFSSAGRTLLPAETSDQTQQPILFQYHKGPLLTGKISINLIWYGKFKPSQRAIASDFITSLSTSSPSANQPSVATWWKSIEKYYHLANAKKSSLLTLSLGAQILDESYSMGKSLSQTHIKKLAAKGSQSNAINVVLTSSDVLIDGFCSSKCGTHGSSRSSFVRGKSSRFAYIWVGNSETQCPGQCAWPFHQPIYGPQTTPLVAPNNDVGVDGMIINLASLLAGTVTNPFGNGFYQGPKEAPLEAASACPGVYAKGAYPGYAGDLLVDATTGASYNANGLNGKKYLLPALFDPSTSTCSTLV